One part of the Anaeromyxobacter sp. Fw109-5 genome encodes these proteins:
- the panB gene encoding 3-methyl-2-oxobutanoate hydroxymethyltransferase, with protein MSSQTAPRRRVTIHELRRMKDAGEKIAVVTAYDATAARLADAAGVDVVLVGDSLGMVVQGHESTLPVTLEHMIYHSAAVRRGLARSSGRAHLVGDMPFGSYQASADEAVKSAMRLVAEGGVESVKLEGGAEFVEVIRRIARAGVPVMGHIGLTPQAVHRMGGYVVQGKDSEKAQQLLRDARALELAGCYAIVLECIPAELARIISSQLRIPTIGIGAGLHCDGQVLVLNDLLGMDDAFTPKFVKRFGEIGQAISTAVGAYVGEVKRRVFPDDAHSFHSSTVRLVPAAPVDEDDGEPSGGVMGAPV; from the coding sequence ATGTCGAGCCAGACCGCGCCGCGCAGGCGCGTCACGATCCACGAGCTGCGCAGGATGAAGGACGCCGGCGAGAAGATCGCCGTCGTCACGGCCTACGACGCGACCGCCGCCCGCCTCGCCGACGCCGCGGGCGTCGACGTGGTGCTCGTCGGCGACTCGCTCGGCATGGTGGTGCAGGGGCACGAGTCCACCCTGCCCGTCACGCTGGAGCACATGATCTACCACTCGGCCGCCGTGCGGCGCGGGCTCGCGCGCTCCTCGGGCCGCGCCCACCTCGTGGGCGACATGCCGTTCGGCAGCTACCAGGCGAGCGCGGACGAGGCGGTGAAGTCCGCGATGCGCCTCGTGGCCGAGGGCGGCGTCGAGTCGGTGAAGCTCGAGGGCGGCGCGGAGTTCGTCGAGGTCATCCGCCGCATCGCGCGCGCCGGCGTGCCGGTGATGGGCCACATCGGCCTCACCCCGCAGGCGGTGCACCGCATGGGCGGCTACGTCGTGCAGGGGAAGGACTCCGAGAAGGCGCAGCAGCTCCTGCGCGACGCGCGCGCGCTCGAGCTCGCGGGGTGCTACGCCATCGTGCTCGAGTGCATCCCCGCGGAGCTCGCACGGATCATCTCGAGCCAGCTGCGCATCCCCACCATCGGCATCGGCGCGGGCCTGCACTGCGACGGGCAGGTGCTCGTGCTGAACGACCTCCTCGGCATGGACGACGCGTTCACGCCCAAGTTCGTGAAGCGCTTCGGCGAGATCGGGCAGGCGATCTCCACCGCGGTGGGCGCGTACGTGGGCGAGGTGAAGCGCCGCGTCTTCCCGGACGACGCCCACAGCTTCCACTCCTCCACCGTGCGCCTCGTGCCGGCCGCCCCCGTCGACGAGGACGACGGCGAGCCGTCGGGCGGCGTCATGGGCGCGCCGGTCTAA